In Quercus robur chromosome 11, dhQueRobu3.1, whole genome shotgun sequence, the following proteins share a genomic window:
- the LOC126705727 gene encoding uncharacterized protein LOC126705727, which translates to MDSMEGGVEEEKGWGRLDDLDGEYEICICSQKDVDEVKCYTIKVPDHEARTPLSYLISRPSAPLRSLIHRVQIRDISNFTPKNLSPLSETTNKGPQATKYLALLNNHLYSVGGDEELLRSESAEARGADYFDIDIHLNEILMPSRFVWTLDLTCPDMGWKRLAKPMRNRRKDPQTIVVDGKLYVFGGLKGYEPIPEDRSSGRGWMEVYDPILETWKSLPNPPSYTSKLECTIYGHLELEADKHAIVVVDISEGKNKPAFLKYDVMSSTWETWFQYPVVVNSTIQCGRAVVVDGTKAFWASIVFREARNLSTVTIFGFDLKSKSWAYKDLNVGSFLGYSESFIWTDPGFLHLSDHKFCLLLHSVRSRDRVFFLYCIVLNLPAFTGHNCFPKKSLLRSAVSVQKYSLDKRIDLLDCMIINRGTQPPKKETTEEV; encoded by the exons aTGGATTCTATGGAGGGGGGGGTGGAGGAAGAGAAAGGTTGGGGGAGGTTAGATGATCTTGATGGTGAATATGAGATCTGTATCTGTTCGCAAAAAGATGTCGATGAAGTGAAGTGTTATACCATTAAGGTCCCAGACCATGAAGCCCGTACTCCTCTTTCATATCTTATCTCACGTCCTTCTGCTCCACTCAGATCGCTAATTCATCGAGTACAGATAAGGGATATCAGCAACTTCACCCCAAAGAATCTCAGTCCGCTTTCTGAAACCACTAACAAGGGACCTCAAGCCACTAAATACTTAGCACTGCTAAACAACCATCTGTATTCTGTTGGTGGCGATGAAGAACTCCTTAGGTCTGAATCTGCAGAAGCTAGAGGCGCCGATTATTTCGACATCGACATCCATCTGAATGAAATCCTTATGCCCAGTAGGTTTGTCTGGACCCTTGATCTTACGTGTCCTGATATGGGTTGGAAGCGGCTTGCTAAGCCCATGAGAAACCGCAGAAAAGACCCTCAGACCATTGTTGTAGACGGTAAGCTCTATGTTTTTGGCGGTTTAAAAGGTTACGAACCCATACCCGAAGATCGTTCCTCTGGCCGTGGATGGATGGAGGTTTATGACCCCATTTTGGAAACCTGGAAAAGCCTACCAAACCCACCCTCTTATACCAGCAAGCTCGAATGCACTATTTACGGTCATTTGGAGTTGGAGGCAGACAAACACGCGATTGTGGTGGTTGATATTAGTGAAGGTAAAAACAAGCCTGCTTTTTTAAAATACGATGTTATGTCTTCTACCTGGGAAACCTGGTTTCAGTATCCAGTAGTGGTTAACTCAACTATTCAATGTGGAAGAGCTGTAGTTGTGGATGGTACTAAGGCCTTTTGGGCATCCATCGTATTTCGGGAGGCAAGGAATTTATCCACTGTGACTATCTTTGGGTTTGATTTAAAATCGAAATCCTGGGCTTACAAAGATCTCAACGTTGGATCATTTTTGGGGTATTCTGAAAGTTTCATCTGGACTGATCCTGGTTTTCTTCACTTATCCGATCACAAATTCTGCCTTTTGTTGCACTCCGTCAGGTCACGCGATCgagtattttttctttattgtatCGTGCTTAATCTTCCTGCATTTACTGGCCACAATTGTTTCCCGAAAAAGTCTCTTCTTCGTTCTGCTGTTTCCGTTCAGAAATACTCGCTGGATAAGAGAATAGATCTGTTGGACTGCATGATTAT CAATCGTGGAACTCAACCACCAAAGAAGGAGACAACAGAGGAAGTGTAA